Proteins encoded in a region of the Methylosinus trichosporium OB3b genome:
- a CDS encoding glutathione S-transferase family protein, with protein MPATTLTISSKNYSSWSLRGWLMMKLSGVDFEEVVVSPDDVAARAEILLLSPSILVPCLTYDGAKIWDTLAIGEFLNEIAPAAGLLPADRMRRAHCRSICGEIHSGFTSLRSALPMNLKAHFPKFKVWSKAQGDIARVTQLWRECLGAYGGPYLFGQISIADAMYAPVATRFRTYDVPLDDVSQAYCDRILAWPAMQEWIAAAQLEKEEIEELEVEF; from the coding sequence ATGCCGGCGACGACGCTCACGATCAGCAGCAAGAATTATTCGTCATGGTCCTTACGAGGATGGCTGATGATGAAGCTGTCCGGCGTCGACTTCGAGGAGGTCGTCGTCAGCCCCGACGATGTGGCGGCGCGGGCGGAGATTCTGCTGTTGTCGCCCTCGATCCTCGTGCCCTGCCTCACCTATGACGGCGCCAAAATCTGGGACACTCTGGCGATCGGTGAGTTCCTGAACGAGATCGCGCCGGCGGCGGGGCTGCTGCCCGCCGACCGCATGCGCCGCGCCCATTGCCGCTCCATCTGCGGCGAGATTCATTCGGGCTTCACCTCTCTGCGCTCGGCGCTGCCGATGAATTTGAAAGCGCATTTTCCGAAGTTCAAAGTCTGGTCGAAGGCGCAGGGCGACATTGCGCGGGTGACGCAGCTGTGGCGCGAATGCCTCGGCGCCTATGGCGGCCCCTATCTCTTCGGCCAGATCTCCATCGCGGACGCGATGTATGCGCCGGTGGCGACGCGCTTCCGCACCTATGACGTGCCGCTCGACGATGTGAGCCAGGCCTATTGCGACCGCATCCTCGCCTGGCCGGCGATGCAGGAATGGATCGCCGCCGCCCAGCTCGAGAAGGAGGAGATCGAGGAGCTGGAGGTCGAGTTCTAA